The following proteins come from a genomic window of Rhodohalobacter sp. 614A:
- the panD gene encoding aspartate 1-decarboxylase has product MKLSMFKSKLHQMRVTEANLMYEGSITIDEDLLDMANILPYEKVSVVNITNGSRLETYTIPGERGSRVCCMNGAAARLTQVNDRIIVISFAEMEPEEAKQHKPTVVVVDENNNPQKILEQSVQGRSFDLESGLMEPSN; this is encoded by the coding sequence ATGAAACTTTCGATGTTTAAATCCAAACTACACCAGATGAGGGTGACGGAAGCCAATCTCATGTACGAGGGCAGCATCACGATTGATGAAGACCTTTTGGATATGGCCAATATTCTCCCTTATGAAAAAGTCTCTGTGGTAAATATTACTAATGGCTCGAGATTGGAAACATATACCATTCCCGGAGAAAGAGGAAGCCGTGTTTGTTGCATGAATGGCGCAGCAGCCCGCCTGACTCAGGTGAATGACCGTATCATTGTGATCTCTTTCGCAGAAATGGAACCGGAAGAAGCCAAACAACACAAACCAACCGTGGTTGTAGTAGACGAAAATAACAATCCTCAAAAAATTCTTGAACAATCTGTTCAGGGCCGGTCTTTTGATCTTGAAAGCGGCCTGATGGAACCTTCGAACTAG
- a CDS encoding dipeptidase, giving the protein MKSIQEYIDANEEKYKEELFELLRIPSVSTSSKNKGDVKKAAEFLVNQFEEIGLDKVTLHETEGHPIVTAEKCPHDDRPTVLVYGHYDVQPSDPDELWKTPPFEPTIKDGRVYARGSSDDKGQSFTHIKSVEAYMKTGTELPVNVKFILEGEEEIGSPHLIPFINDHKDLLSCDMVLISDTAMFGEDQPSITYGLRGLAYMEIKVTGPNRDLHSGVYGGGVENPANLLCEIIAKLKDEDGRIQIPGFYDDVEPLTEEQRTAIHELPFDEEAFKKNLELKEVHGEKGYNTHERTTARPSLDVNGLWGGYQGEGAKTVLPGEAHAKVSMRLVPNQDPKKIAKLFKEYVESIVPDTVVVDVMEHHGGHPVVIDLDFYGLKAAAKAFEDVYEKEVLFSREGGSIPIVADFKKVLGVNSILMGFGLTKDALHSPNESFSLKDFHRGIKTSARFFEVLPDFVE; this is encoded by the coding sequence ATGAAGAGTATACAGGAATATATAGACGCTAACGAGGAAAAATATAAAGAAGAACTTTTCGAGCTGTTGCGCATTCCCAGCGTAAGCACGTCATCAAAAAATAAAGGAGATGTAAAAAAGGCCGCTGAATTTTTGGTCAACCAGTTTGAAGAAATCGGTTTGGATAAAGTAACTCTGCATGAAACGGAAGGCCATCCCATAGTAACTGCGGAGAAATGTCCGCATGACGATCGCCCCACGGTTTTGGTTTATGGCCATTATGATGTTCAACCTTCCGATCCCGATGAACTTTGGAAAACCCCGCCTTTCGAGCCGACTATAAAAGACGGCCGAGTGTATGCCCGGGGTTCCAGTGATGACAAGGGCCAATCTTTCACTCACATAAAATCTGTAGAAGCTTACATGAAAACCGGTACGGAATTACCGGTAAATGTGAAATTTATCCTGGAGGGAGAAGAAGAAATCGGTTCGCCACACCTGATACCTTTTATAAACGATCACAAAGATCTGCTTTCCTGCGATATGGTTTTGATTTCGGATACGGCCATGTTTGGAGAAGATCAGCCATCCATCACGTATGGTTTGCGCGGACTGGCTTATATGGAAATAAAAGTGACGGGGCCAAATCGTGATCTGCATTCAGGTGTTTATGGTGGAGGAGTGGAAAACCCGGCAAATCTCTTGTGTGAAATTATTGCGAAACTAAAAGATGAAGATGGCCGAATTCAAATTCCCGGATTTTATGATGATGTTGAACCGCTGACCGAAGAGCAACGAACCGCCATTCATGAATTGCCCTTTGATGAAGAAGCATTCAAAAAAAATCTGGAGCTGAAAGAAGTTCACGGAGAAAAGGGATACAATACCCACGAGAGGACGACGGCTCGTCCATCGTTAGATGTAAATGGATTGTGGGGCGGTTACCAGGGAGAAGGCGCCAAGACGGTTCTGCCGGGAGAAGCTCACGCAAAAGTAAGCATGCGGCTTGTGCCAAATCAGGATCCCAAGAAGATCGCGAAGCTGTTTAAGGAATACGTTGAATCTATCGTGCCGGACACGGTTGTGGTTGATGTGATGGAACATCACGGCGGACATCCGGTTGTTATCGATTTGGATTTTTACGGGTTGAAAGCAGCAGCAAAAGCATTTGAGGATGTCTATGAAAAAGAAGTGCTTTTTTCCAGGGAAGGCGGATCCATTCCCATTGTAGCCGACTTCAAAAAAGTGCTTGGCGTGAATTCTATTTTGATGGGTTTTGGATTGACGAAAGACGCCCTTCACTCCCCCAACGAAAGTTTCTCTTTGAAGGATTTTCACCGGGGAATTAAAACTTCAGCCAGATTTTTTGAAGTGCTTCCCGATTTTGTGGAGTAG
- a CDS encoding RNA polymerase sigma factor — MNNRIHIETDLVERVKRGDAGAFQQLVDQLMKPAYFHALAILRNHEDAVEISQETFIKVWKARKSINTSRPLYPWFYTILKNLCLNRNRDESRRKETAVSRLEYWTEPKGENNPSRDVLREEENRLIQQTLSKLDVNDREIIVMKDLEGYSYKEIAEMLGIPVGTVMSRLYTARQRFKTHMEEAGYEYS, encoded by the coding sequence GTGAATAATCGCATTCATATTGAAACGGATTTGGTAGAGCGGGTGAAACGAGGGGATGCCGGCGCATTCCAGCAGCTTGTCGATCAATTAATGAAACCGGCATATTTCCACGCTCTGGCTATTCTCAGGAATCATGAAGATGCGGTTGAAATTTCGCAGGAAACCTTTATTAAGGTCTGGAAAGCACGAAAAAGTATTAATACCTCCCGGCCGTTATATCCTTGGTTTTACACGATTCTGAAGAACCTTTGCCTGAATCGAAACAGGGATGAATCCAGAAGAAAAGAAACGGCGGTGAGTCGGCTGGAATATTGGACGGAACCCAAAGGTGAGAATAATCCATCGAGAGATGTTTTGCGGGAAGAAGAAAATCGGCTGATTCAGCAAACCCTTTCCAAACTGGATGTGAACGACCGTGAAATTATCGTGATGAAAGATCTTGAAGGATATTCTTATAAGGAAATTGCAGAAATGCTCGGAATTCCTGTCGGTACCGTGATGTCTCGTTTATACACTGCAAGACAACGATTTAAAACTCACATGGAGGAGGCTGGTTATGAATACTCCTGA
- the panC gene encoding pantoate--beta-alanine ligase, with translation MDVFSDITGIRSFVKNQKRKGKTIGFVPTMGSLHDGHLSLMKLAGEKADEVVVSIYVNPEQFGPSEDFEEYPRELELDLEKCQKMGVSAVFTPSDEMMYGPEKFLKIEVNDLNRYMDGGSRPGFFEGILLVVNKLFNIVAPDVAVFGQKDIQQFIILQQMVTEFNHDIEMVMNPIIRANDGLALSSRNAYLSEEERQKAPGLYRSLQYIEKQISDGVDSPKLLLDHQKSELEAKGLKIDYLNVFVRKTLTPAETLIKKEQYIIAGAVWLGETRLIDNILIEF, from the coding sequence ATGGACGTTTTTTCTGACATAACAGGTATACGGTCATTCGTCAAAAATCAAAAAAGAAAAGGGAAAACAATTGGGTTTGTTCCCACTATGGGATCTCTGCACGACGGACATCTTTCTTTAATGAAACTTGCCGGGGAAAAAGCCGATGAAGTGGTTGTCTCGATTTATGTAAATCCTGAACAGTTTGGCCCCAGTGAAGATTTTGAGGAGTATCCGCGTGAGCTGGAATTGGACTTGGAGAAATGCCAAAAAATGGGCGTTTCAGCAGTGTTTACTCCATCTGACGAAATGATGTACGGCCCCGAAAAATTTCTGAAAATTGAGGTTAATGATCTGAATAGATACATGGATGGCGGATCACGTCCCGGTTTTTTTGAAGGGATTTTGCTTGTTGTGAATAAGCTTTTCAACATTGTGGCGCCGGATGTTGCCGTATTTGGCCAAAAAGATATTCAGCAGTTTATCATTCTTCAGCAGATGGTAACCGAGTTCAACCACGATATAGAAATGGTGATGAACCCCATCATTCGCGCCAATGACGGACTGGCTTTAAGCAGCAGAAATGCCTACCTGAGTGAGGAAGAAAGACAAAAAGCGCCGGGGCTTTATCGAAGTTTACAATACATCGAAAAACAGATTTCTGATGGTGTTGATTCTCCCAAACTTTTATTAGATCATCAAAAAAGTGAACTTGAAGCAAAAGGTCTAAAAATTGATTATCTTAATGTCTTTGTCAGGAAAACGTTGACCCCTGCAGAAACGTTAATCAAGAAGGAACAATATATTATAGCCGGCGCCGTATGGTTAGGAGAAACCCGGCTGATCGACAATATTTTGATAGAATTTTAA
- a CDS encoding YbjQ family protein, giving the protein MMIQTSSEIQGKKIVKTIGLVRGNTIRVRHIGRDILAVLKGIIGGEIQSYTKMMAEAREQAIDRMIDEARSLGANAVVDVRFTTSYIMTSAAEILVYGTAVVVE; this is encoded by the coding sequence ATGATGATTCAAACTTCTTCCGAAATTCAGGGTAAGAAAATTGTAAAAACGATTGGGCTGGTGAGAGGCAATACCATTCGGGTTCGGCACATTGGCCGCGATATCTTAGCCGTTCTTAAAGGCATTATTGGCGGGGAAATTCAATCTTATACCAAAATGATGGCGGAAGCCCGCGAGCAGGCCATCGACCGGATGATTGATGAAGCCAGGTCACTCGGCGCAAATGCTGTTGTGGATGTTCGTTTTACAACGAGCTATATCATGACCAGCGCGGCCGAAATACTGGTTTATGGTACGGCTGTTGTAGTAGAGTGA